From Thalassotalea euphylliae, the proteins below share one genomic window:
- the ppiC gene encoding peptidylprolyl isomerase PpiC, which yields MATASARHILVKDKALAEKLKQQLDKGADFAKLAKKHSTCPSGKRGGDLGEFRRGQMVKAFDDVVFKKDVLKIHGPVKTRFGFHLIQTIYRS from the coding sequence ATGGCAACAGCTTCAGCTCGACATATTTTAGTAAAAGACAAAGCTTTAGCAGAAAAATTAAAGCAGCAATTAGACAAAGGCGCTGACTTTGCTAAGTTAGCCAAAAAGCACTCAACTTGCCCATCAGGCAAGCGCGGTGGTGACCTCGGTGAGTTTCGCCGTGGGCAAATGGTTAAAGCATTCGACGATGTGGTATTTAAAAAAGACGTACTAAAAATTCATGGGCCAGTGAAAACTCGATTTGGTTTTCATTTAATTCAAACCATTTATCGCAGTTAA